Proteins co-encoded in one Kribbella solani genomic window:
- a CDS encoding VC0807 family protein: MPRTNRGPWLLIVDIGVPLALFYGLRALGASDLIALLAGIIPGLISSGISLVRERRTDLVGMAVILSMVGSSVVAVIGGDARLLLVRNAWISLPFAGITLWSLRHPRPLCYTVTQAMMPRRAAVMDELWETNPGFRHAWKWITIYWGIASIADAVIRVVLSYTLPISIVPATDPIITVLTIVVLQIPTQVLLRRTGTWHQVFAPRRPTPA, translated from the coding sequence ATGCCCCGAACGAACCGTGGTCCCTGGTTGCTGATCGTCGACATCGGCGTACCGCTGGCGCTCTTCTACGGCCTCCGGGCACTCGGCGCGAGTGACCTGATCGCATTGCTCGCCGGGATCATCCCCGGGTTGATCAGTTCGGGCATCTCATTGGTCCGCGAACGCCGTACCGATCTGGTCGGCATGGCCGTCATCCTCAGCATGGTGGGCAGTTCGGTGGTCGCGGTCATCGGCGGCGACGCGCGGCTGCTGCTCGTACGCAACGCGTGGATCAGCCTCCCGTTCGCCGGCATCACGCTGTGGTCACTCCGGCACCCGCGACCCCTCTGCTACACCGTCACCCAGGCGATGATGCCGCGCCGGGCAGCCGTGATGGACGAGCTGTGGGAGACGAACCCCGGCTTCCGGCACGCGTGGAAGTGGATCACGATCTACTGGGGCATCGCGTCGATCGCCGACGCGGTCATCCGGGTCGTGCTGTCGTACACCCTGCCGATCTCGATCGTCCCAGCCACCGATCCGATCATCACGGTACTCACCATCGTCGTACTACAGATCCCCACCCAGGTACTCCTCCGCCGAACCGGCACCTGGCACCAGGTCTTCGCCCCCCGCCGCCCAACCCCCGCATAA